Proteins encoded by one window of Agrobacterium vitis:
- a CDS encoding LacI family DNA-binding transcriptional regulator, with the protein MEITGKRKQATIHDVAEAAGVAIGTVSRYLNGQTVRNGNRTEIERAIEALSFQRSAAARAMKSDKTDVIGFLTPELDEFHAQLLNHLARLFRQSGRTLLTYCHDGDSRLLSESLSYFAGQNVDALILAGHGDIPNEVERFVERGIPVTVYNNDIMGLRVDRVFVENAKASYRAVRHLIDLGHTRIATAFGTLDTSSGLQRLNGYHQALEEGRIALNPSYLHSGEWTEEGGYSAIQKFMALAEPPTAVFSANYKMTYGILEWVREHRARVPEDIAIVSFDDVELFRLYDDGVTAIAQPIEKIAQSISTYVLSRLTENNVPDIRTRTLDCNLILRGSSHFRR; encoded by the coding sequence GTGGAAATAACCGGCAAGCGAAAACAGGCCACCATCCACGATGTCGCCGAGGCAGCGGGCGTCGCCATCGGCACGGTGTCGCGCTATCTCAATGGGCAAACGGTGCGCAATGGCAACCGCACCGAAATTGAGCGGGCCATCGAGGCCCTGTCTTTTCAGCGTAGCGCTGCCGCACGGGCGATGAAAAGCGACAAGACCGATGTAATTGGCTTTTTGACACCGGAGCTGGACGAGTTTCATGCCCAGCTTCTCAATCATCTGGCCCGGTTGTTTCGCCAGAGCGGCAGAACGCTGCTAACCTATTGCCATGATGGCGACAGCAGGCTGTTGAGTGAATCTCTTTCCTATTTCGCTGGACAGAACGTCGATGCGCTGATTCTTGCGGGACATGGAGACATTCCCAATGAAGTCGAGAGATTCGTGGAACGCGGTATTCCCGTAACCGTCTACAATAACGATATCATGGGCTTGCGTGTTGACCGCGTGTTCGTTGAAAATGCCAAGGCTTCCTACCGCGCTGTCCGCCATCTGATCGATCTCGGGCATACACGGATCGCCACCGCCTTTGGCACATTGGATACGTCATCGGGATTACAGCGCCTGAATGGCTACCATCAGGCGCTGGAAGAGGGCAGGATTGCCCTCAATCCTTCCTACCTGCATTCCGGCGAGTGGACCGAAGAAGGCGGATATTCCGCCATTCAGAAGTTTATGGCACTGGCTGAGCCGCCAACAGCTGTTTTCTCAGCCAATTATAAAATGACCTACGGCATTCTGGAATGGGTTCGAGAACACCGGGCAAGGGTGCCGGAAGACATCGCCATCGTCAGTTTCGATGATGTGGAACTGTTTCGCCTCTACGATGACGGCGTAACGGCTATCGCCCAACCTATTGAAAAAATAGCGCAATCGATCAGTACTTATGTTCTGTCACGATTGACTGAAAACAATGTTCCGGACATACGCACGCGCACGCTTGATTGCAATTTGATATTGCGCGGATCAAGCCACTTTCGCCGATAA